The following proteins are encoded in a genomic region of Methylobacterium tardum:
- a CDS encoding mannose-1-phosphate guanylyltransferase/mannose-6-phosphate isomerase: protein MPKQFARLVDAERSTFQATLARVSDAAVFAKATVIASAEARFIVAEQRDQLGLAADILLEPQGRDSAAAVAVAALHAAATDPQAVVLIMAADHVVPDTAAFVDAVVRAAAGARAGYTMTLGIEPDRPATDYGYIRRGEPIAEAPGAARVARFVEKPDRAGAEALIAEGALWNSGYFLFRADLMLAELEAFVPDVLAAARAAYAAAVTDLDFVRLDAAAFAQAPKISIDYAVMERTAQAGVLPVSFPWSDVGTWDAVWQVLDHDEAGNAVRGRVSLIETKNSLVHSQGDGVTAVVGLEDVVVVSTPDAVLVASKARSGQVKELVTALRAKGEPEADAHLRMYRPWGWYQRIDIGERFQVKRIQVVPGGRLSLQKHYHRAEHWVVVRGTAEVTIDERVVLVHENEAVYLPIGSMHRLANPGKIPLELIEVQVGSYTGEDDIIRVEDIYGR, encoded by the coding sequence ATGCCCAAGCAGTTCGCCCGGCTGGTGGACGCGGAGCGCTCGACGTTCCAGGCGACGCTGGCACGGGTGTCGGACGCGGCCGTGTTCGCGAAGGCGACCGTGATCGCCTCGGCCGAGGCCCGGTTCATCGTCGCCGAGCAGCGCGACCAGCTCGGTCTTGCCGCCGACATCCTGCTCGAGCCGCAGGGGCGCGACTCGGCCGCCGCGGTGGCGGTGGCAGCGCTGCACGCGGCGGCCACCGACCCGCAGGCGGTCGTGCTGATCATGGCCGCCGACCACGTCGTGCCCGACACCGCCGCCTTCGTGGACGCCGTGGTGCGCGCGGCCGCCGGCGCGCGGGCGGGCTACACCATGACGCTGGGCATCGAGCCGGACCGCCCCGCCACCGATTACGGCTACATCCGCCGCGGCGAGCCGATCGCCGAGGCGCCGGGCGCCGCCCGCGTCGCCCGCTTCGTCGAGAAGCCCGACCGGGCCGGCGCCGAGGCGCTGATTGCGGAGGGCGCGCTGTGGAACTCCGGCTACTTCCTCTTCCGCGCCGACCTGATGCTGGCCGAGCTGGAGGCGTTCGTGCCGGACGTGCTCGCGGCCGCGCGCGCGGCTTATGCAGCCGCGGTGACCGACCTCGACTTCGTGCGCCTCGATGCGGCGGCCTTCGCCCAGGCCCCCAAGATCTCGATCGACTACGCGGTGATGGAGCGGACCGCCCAGGCCGGCGTGCTGCCGGTGTCGTTCCCCTGGTCGGATGTCGGCACCTGGGACGCGGTCTGGCAGGTCCTGGACCACGATGAGGCCGGCAACGCGGTGCGGGGCCGGGTGTCGCTGATCGAGACGAAGAACAGCCTGGTCCACAGCCAGGGCGACGGCGTCACCGCTGTGGTGGGCCTGGAGGACGTGGTGGTGGTGTCCACGCCCGACGCGGTGCTGGTGGCCTCGAAGGCGCGCTCGGGGCAGGTGAAGGAGCTGGTGACCGCGCTGCGGGCGAAAGGTGAGCCGGAGGCGGACGCGCATCTGCGGATGTACCGGCCGTGGGGTTGGTACCAGCGGATCGACATCGGCGAGCGGTTCCAGGTGAAGCGGATCCAGGTGGTGCCGGGCGGCCGCCTGTCGCTGCAGAAGCACTACCACCGGGCGGAGCACTGGGTGGTGGTGCGCGGCACCGCCGAGGTGACGATCGACGAGCGGGTGGTTCTGGTCCACGAGAACGAGGCGGTCTACCTGCCGATCGGGTCGATGCACCGGCTGGCCAATCCGGGGAAGATCCCGCTGGAGCTGATCGAGGTGCAGGTCGGCTCCTATACCGGCGAGGACGACATCATCCGCGTCGAGGATATCTACGGGCGGTAG
- a CDS encoding NAD-dependent epimerase/dehydratase family protein, which produces MRRILVTGASGFVGGHVLQGVRDAFASAEILGVGRRDLLKVPDGVSYERLDLVDPIAVARRIGTFRPTDVLHLAAESPIVRADTSKFDTWRLNFGAVYDLIDTLERIGEPCIFAFVSSGEVYGRAFIGGCPVTEQTAPQPMNAYAHSKWLGEQLVLKSTEGTCLKPIVLRPFNHIGPRQDLAFAIASFAHQIALAEVGQRPPFVEVGNLSVQRDFLDVSDVVGAYIKILQCAEMFSGPQTFNICSGEPRSIESILIGLKRLSRVAVEVRRDPTRARQSEVPLAFGDARHLRLATGWVPKIDMTVTLARILDDARTRAADAES; this is translated from the coding sequence ATGAGGCGCATTCTCGTCACTGGCGCCTCCGGGTTCGTAGGTGGCCACGTTCTCCAAGGTGTTCGCGATGCCTTCGCCTCGGCCGAAATCCTAGGCGTCGGGCGTCGCGATTTGCTCAAAGTGCCGGACGGAGTTTCCTACGAGCGGCTCGACCTCGTTGATCCAATCGCGGTCGCGAGGCGGATCGGCACCTTCCGGCCCACTGACGTGCTTCACCTTGCGGCCGAATCGCCGATTGTTCGCGCTGACACATCAAAGTTTGACACGTGGCGTCTCAACTTCGGAGCGGTGTACGATCTGATCGACACTCTCGAGCGGATCGGAGAGCCTTGCATTTTCGCTTTCGTTAGCTCGGGCGAGGTCTACGGACGCGCGTTCATCGGCGGGTGCCCCGTAACCGAGCAGACAGCACCGCAGCCGATGAACGCCTATGCTCATTCCAAGTGGTTGGGCGAGCAGCTAGTGCTCAAGTCGACCGAAGGGACTTGTCTTAAGCCGATCGTGCTGCGTCCCTTCAATCACATCGGCCCGCGACAAGATCTGGCCTTTGCAATCGCCTCCTTCGCGCATCAGATCGCGCTGGCCGAAGTTGGGCAACGACCGCCCTTCGTGGAAGTGGGCAACCTATCTGTGCAGCGCGACTTCCTCGACGTCTCGGATGTTGTGGGTGCCTATATCAAAATTCTTCAATGTGCGGAGATGTTTAGTGGTCCTCAGACCTTCAACATATGCTCTGGTGAGCCGCGAAGCATCGAGAGCATACTGATCGGCTTAAAGAGGCTGTCCCGAGTTGCCGTAGAAGTCCGTCGCGATCCCACAAGGGCGCGGCAATCCGAGGTACCGCTGGCGTTCGGCGACGCCCGTCACCTACGGCTGGCCACAGGGTGGGTGCCGAAGATCGATATGACTGTGACTCTGGCTCGCATCTTGGACGATGCACGGACTAGGGCGGCAGACGCTGAATCGTGA
- the gmd gene encoding GDP-mannose 4,6-dehydratase yields MTVKRALITGVTGQDGAYLAQLLLEKGYAVTGIVRRSSHAGVFDHRLKWLGILDEVELVDGNLLDQSALLRIVQAAKPDEIYNLAAQSFVTSSWQQPLLTGQVTGLGAVHMLECLRSVAPQARYYQASTSEMFGLIQEERQSETTPFYPRSPYGVAKLYAHWMTINYRESFGLHASNGILFNHESPLRGVEFVTRKVTDAVARIKLGKQKELRLGNIDAKRDWGHARDYVKAMWLMLQQDRPDDYVIATGRTTTVRDMCAIAFKHVGLDIGDHLVIDPALFRPAEVEVLLGNPAKAKAAFGWEAQTSLEALITEMVDADIRRLSANA; encoded by the coding sequence ATGACGGTCAAGCGAGCGCTGATCACAGGTGTGACGGGCCAGGACGGCGCGTATCTGGCGCAACTGCTCCTAGAGAAGGGTTACGCGGTGACCGGCATCGTGCGCCGTTCCAGCCATGCCGGCGTCTTCGACCATCGGTTGAAGTGGCTCGGCATCCTGGACGAGGTCGAGCTGGTCGACGGCAACCTGCTCGACCAATCCGCCCTGCTACGCATCGTCCAGGCCGCCAAGCCCGACGAGATCTACAACCTCGCCGCTCAGTCCTTCGTCACCTCCTCCTGGCAACAGCCGCTGCTGACCGGGCAGGTGACGGGGCTCGGCGCCGTGCACATGCTGGAATGCCTGCGCTCGGTGGCCCCGCAGGCGCGCTACTACCAGGCCTCGACCTCGGAGATGTTCGGGCTGATCCAGGAGGAACGCCAGAGCGAGACGACGCCGTTCTACCCGCGCTCGCCCTACGGTGTGGCCAAGCTCTACGCACACTGGATGACGATCAACTACCGGGAGAGCTTCGGGCTGCACGCCTCGAACGGCATCCTGTTCAACCACGAGAGCCCGCTGCGGGGCGTGGAGTTCGTGACCCGCAAGGTCACGGACGCGGTGGCGCGGATCAAGCTCGGCAAGCAGAAGGAGCTGCGGCTCGGCAACATCGACGCCAAGCGCGACTGGGGCCATGCCCGGGATTACGTGAAGGCGATGTGGCTGATGCTGCAGCAGGACCGGCCGGACGACTACGTGATCGCCACGGGGCGGACCACGACGGTGCGGGACATGTGCGCCATCGCGTTCAAGCATGTCGGCCTGGATATCGGCGACCACCTCGTCATCGACCCGGCCCTGTTCCGGCCGGCGGAGGTGGAGGTGCTCCTGGGCAACCCCGCCAAGGCGAAGGCGGCCTTCGGCTGGGAGGCGCAGACGAGCCTGGAAGCGCTGATCACCGAGATGGTCGACGCCGACATCCGCCGCCTCAGCGCAAACGCCTGA